From the Winogradskyella forsetii genome, the window TCGCCGTAAATGCCTTTATCTTCTTCTTGACTTTCTAAGGCATCCTTAAGCGTATTCACTTTCGCTTCTGCTGTGTTTTTAAGCTCATTAATTATTTGCCCGAACTCTCTTTTTTGATCGTTCGCAACGTGTTTTAATTCGCCATAAAACTCCTTCAACAAACCTTTTGAGCCTAAATATTTAATTCTAAAGGCTTCAACTTCTTCTTTAGATTGCGCTGTAAATGCTTCTGCTTCTGCTATGAGTTCTTTTATCTTGTCTATCATGGTTTCTAAAAGTAGTTGGCAAATTTAATGATTTTATCAACAAAAAGCGCCTTCAATTTGAAGGCGTTTTGAAGTATTTAAAATTCTAAATAGTTTATTGCTTAATATAAACTTCTCTTTCAGTATAAGTTACACCTTCAAACGTATACACATCTTCATAATAAAACGTATTGCCTTCAAAACTTAATTCTTGAGAATAGGATTCACCTTCAATAATTTGGGTATATATTTCATTTCCGTCGTTTGTCCATGTTCCAGAAATTGACTCTTCTAGAACACAATTATCTTCAAAATCTTCTTCATAATAGGCATAATCAAACGTTCCGTCAGAACTAAAAACAAATGTTTCTTGCATTTCACAATCTGTTGGTGTATCCTCAACACCATTTACTATATAATTATGGTATTTCCATGTCCCAATCAATGGATCTTGAGAACTACTATCATCATCACTACTACATGAAATAAAAACCAAGGCAAACACACTTAAAAGTAAAACTAATTTTTTCATTTTTATTATCTTAAATTATTATTAAAGCAGTCAAAATAATATTTTATTTGACTTATTACAGCAAAAATTACTACATTTTAGTCAATATAGTCAGTCTCCACAAAATAGTTCACAATAGCCTCTTTCATCAACACACTTTGCTCACCTGCTTTTAAATGCGGTAATTGGGCTAATACTTTATAATGCGGCCAACCTTCATCATCTACAAAATCGAATTCATAAAACCCATAAGGTTCTAAAACTTTACAAATCGCAATGTGCATCAAATCCAATTTATGGTCTTTTTTAAATTCACGATGAAATTGCCCGAGTTCCTGCAAGCCAATAAGATAAATTATGGAATCCAAATCCAATCGGTCGCCATCTGCAAATTGGTTAGAGAGTTTTTCAACTACTAAATCCCAGCGTTCTTTTAATTGTTCGTCTCGTGCCACGTGTAGTTTATTTGTTTGTTTATAGTTTATTGGGTCTGGTTTACTTTTCCAATAGTTTTTTTAAGATTCAAAGTTAAGAAACTAAAATAGCTTCATTTGCGTTATGATATAAAAATGACAAAATTCGTGTACTTTTGCTTAAACCGCTAGTTGTATGAGTATTATTGATATTATTTTAGCAGCCTTATTGTTATTCGGCTTTATTAGAGGCTTATTTAAAGGCCTGTTTGTGGAAGTTGCGTCTTTGGTAGCTTTGGTTCTAGGTGTTTATGGTGCTATTCATTTTAGTTATTTTGCCTCTGGGTTTTTGGAATCTAAAGTGGATTGGAACGAAAAAACCATCAACATTGTCGCTTTTGCCATCACTTTTGTAGTCATAGTTTTAGTGATTGGATTGGCTGGAAAAGCACTGACTAAACTTGCGGATTTTGCAGCATTAGGAATAATCAATAAACTTGCAGGTGGTGTTTTTGGTGCACTTAAAATCGGACTGATCTTAAGTGTTTTATTAATCGTTTTTCATAAAATGAACAATACTTTGCCTTTTATGGAAAAAGAAGATTTGGAAGAAAGCATGCTTTATGAGCCGGTAAAATCTTTAGCACCTATGATTTTTCCGAATTTGATTAAGAGTGAGGATGAACCTTTGATTAGGGAGAAGGAGGCATAAATTGTATATACTTAATAGTTAGCTGTAATTTGGCTAGTCCAAAAACATTGATATTTATTGATTAAATGAAGAACCTCTTTTTAGTTTATTTTTTAGTAATTTTCTCTTTTTTATCATGTAAAAATCAACAAGATAAATTATCTGAATTGAATTTGTTGTATCAAGATAATTACGAATTCTCTAATAAAATATTAAATCGAAATAGGAGTTTTTACTACTTTATTATCGAAGAAAGACCTATACAAAAAAT encodes:
- a CDS encoding lipocalin-like domain-containing protein — its product is MKKLVLLLSVFALVFISCSSDDDSSSQDPLIGTWKYHNYIVNGVEDTPTDCEMQETFVFSSDGTFDYAYYEEDFEDNCVLEESISGTWTNDGNEIYTQIIEGESYSQELSFEGNTFYYEDVYTFEGVTYTEREVYIKQ
- a CDS encoding CvpA family protein, translated to MSIIDIILAALLLFGFIRGLFKGLFVEVASLVALVLGVYGAIHFSYFASGFLESKVDWNEKTINIVAFAITFVVIVLVIGLAGKALTKLADFAALGIINKLAGGVFGALKIGLILSVLLIVFHKMNNTLPFMEKEDLEESMLYEPVKSLAPMIFPNLIKSEDEPLIREKEA